The Candidatus Methylomirabilota bacterium DNA window CAGGGTGCCCCGCGCCGGACCACCGCGTTCCTCAAGTTCGACCTCTCGACGCTGCCGAGCGGCAGCCAGGGGAGCGACATCGCCAAGGCCACGCTGATCCTGTGGATCAACACCGTCGGCGGGGCCGGTCTCTTCGACGTCCACATCGTGCGTGGGCCGTGGATGGAAGGCACGCTCACGGCCGGAACGGCGCCCCGCCTCGGCGGTGTTGAGATCGGCGGCGTGCCGGTGACAGCGGCAAGCACCCACGCCTTCGTCATCGTCGACCTCACCGAGATCGTTCAGGACTGGCTGGACCGCATCCACCCGAACCACGGGATCGCGCTGGTGGCGCGCTCGGCCGGGCTCTCCGTCGCGTTCGACAGCAAGGAGAACGCCGCGACGAGCCACGAGGCCCGCCTGGAGATCGTCCTTCGGGGGCAGCCCGGCTCGTCGGGTCTCGCGGGGCCGGCCGCCCCACCGGGACTCGCGGCGCCGCTGGGCCCACCGGGGCCCCGGGGGCCGGTTGGCCCGCCGGGACCCGCGGGTCCGCCGGGACCGGCGGGTCCACCAGGATCGGCGGGACCAGCGGGGCCGCGCGGGGAGCCCGGATCAGGAGGCGCGATGGGACCGTCGGGTCCGCCCGGGCCATCCGGCCCGGCCGGGGCGGCTGCTGGCGGGCCGCCAGCCGGAACGGCGTCTGCCCGGGCCGCGGTATCCGAGCGCCTCGGGGGCCTGCTCGAGTTCCGCGCGAGTGGAATGTG harbors:
- a CDS encoding DNRLRE domain-containing protein, which gives rise to MKFLGVTRVIMLALAGVLLAAPAAAVQALLTDDAYTAAATATRNFGRAPTLLVQGAPRRTTAFLKFDLSTLPSGSQGSDIAKATLILWINTVGGAGLFDVHIVRGPWMEGTLTAGTAPRLGGVEIGGVPVTAASTHAFVIVDLTEIVQDWLDRIHPNHGIALVARSAGLSVAFDSKENAATSHEARLEIVLRGQPGSSGLAGPAAPPGLAAPLGPPGPRGPVGPPGPAGPPGPAGPPGSAGPAGPRGEPGSGGAMGPSGPPGPSGPAGAAAGGPPAGTASARAAVSERLGGLLEFRASGMWTAPAGVTSVLIEAWGAGGGGGGGSNAGAAGGGGGSGAYGRRVLAVVPGSTYRVVLGQGGEAGAPGTAGGPGSDTELQAVAGPVLLVARGGRGGAGAAGESPGAPGAGGRGETGPGITRDGIEGSPGTPCRLAPNPPTCLLQGRGGTGAATLRGSVDPPAAAGAGGAGGDGGRPGGRGQPGYAILQW